The Sphingomonas sp. So64.6b genome includes a region encoding these proteins:
- a CDS encoding DUF1467 family protein: protein MRWTSALAIYFLFWAFSVFFVLPFGVRTSDEAGVARVPGQADSAPHSFQAGKVAIRVTIVATILFGLFMLNYHYGWVTPQTVDLFDALANEAG, encoded by the coding sequence ATGCGGTGGACCTCGGCGCTCGCCATCTATTTCCTGTTCTGGGCCTTTTCGGTGTTCTTCGTGCTGCCCTTCGGCGTGCGCACATCGGACGAGGCCGGTGTCGCGCGCGTGCCGGGACAGGCCGATAGTGCACCGCATAGTTTCCAGGCCGGCAAGGTTGCGATCCGCGTGACGATCGTCGCGACGATCCTGTTCGGGCTGTTCATGCTCAACTATCATTATGGTTGGGTCACGCCGCAGACCGTCGACCTGTTCGATGCATTGGCCAACGAGGCCGGATAG
- a CDS encoding ribonuclease J, with product MNVNLYGCQGKWLMVDCGITFADPQYPGIDVILPDLQFIEERLDDLVGIVLTHGHEDHIGALPYLAEDLGVPLYATAFTAGLIRGKLEEEGNAARVKLHVKQPGEPFDLGPFGVQFVPMSHSIPEASALLIDTPYGRVFHTGDWKLDAAPVIGNPATGDQLAAIGDAGVLALVCDSTNVFNPEPSGSESDVLLGLMETIGKAKGRVLVTSFASNAARLHTLGEVARETGRALCVQGRSLDRILKVARATGYLKNFPETIDAEAAMRLPRNKVLVVATGGQGEERAALARVANGQHPISLDAGDTVVFSSKQIPGNEVAIGRIQNQLAAKGVVMITDRQAHVHVSGHPGRPELAQMYRWMKPEILMPVHGEMRHLMEQARFGLSEGVPQALVQTNGDIVRLAPGDPQKIGHAAVGRLVLDGDVILPGDGATINERRKLSLFGQISVAVAIGKNGALLGAPQVQLQGIPVEEDRDPFVLEAIDAAVDAVRSGGRDRAKLREGIRLSVRRVATRWTGKKPIVDVLLIEA from the coding sequence ATGAACGTCAATCTCTATGGCTGCCAGGGCAAATGGCTGATGGTCGATTGCGGCATCACCTTTGCCGATCCGCAATATCCCGGCATCGACGTGATCCTGCCCGACCTGCAATTCATCGAGGAACGGCTCGACGATCTGGTCGGCATCGTTCTGACTCATGGTCATGAAGACCATATCGGCGCTTTGCCCTATCTCGCCGAAGATCTCGGCGTGCCGCTTTATGCGACCGCGTTCACTGCCGGTCTGATCCGCGGCAAGCTCGAAGAAGAAGGTAATGCGGCTCGTGTGAAGCTGCACGTCAAGCAACCCGGCGAGCCCTTCGATCTTGGCCCGTTCGGCGTGCAATTCGTACCCATGTCGCACTCGATTCCCGAGGCGAGCGCGCTGCTGATCGATACGCCCTATGGCCGCGTCTTCCACACCGGCGACTGGAAGCTCGATGCCGCGCCCGTCATCGGCAATCCGGCGACCGGCGATCAGCTTGCGGCGATCGGCGATGCCGGCGTGCTCGCGCTGGTGTGCGATTCGACCAATGTCTTCAATCCCGAACCGTCAGGTTCGGAAAGCGATGTGCTGCTCGGTCTGATGGAGACGATCGGCAAGGCCAAGGGCAGGGTGCTCGTCACTTCCTTCGCCTCCAACGCCGCCCGCCTCCATACGCTGGGCGAAGTCGCCCGTGAGACTGGCCGCGCCTTGTGCGTCCAGGGCCGTTCGCTCGATCGCATCCTGAAGGTCGCTCGCGCGACCGGTTATCTCAAGAACTTCCCCGAAACGATCGACGCCGAAGCTGCGATGCGCTTGCCGCGCAACAAGGTGCTGGTCGTCGCGACTGGCGGGCAAGGCGAGGAACGGGCCGCACTGGCGCGCGTCGCCAATGGCCAGCATCCGATCAGCCTCGACGCCGGCGACACCGTCGTTTTCTCCTCGAAGCAGATCCCCGGCAACGAAGTCGCGATCGGCCGAATCCAGAACCAGCTCGCCGCCAAGGGCGTGGTGATGATCACCGACCGTCAGGCGCATGTCCATGTCTCCGGCCATCCCGGACGGCCCGAACTGGCGCAGATGTACCGCTGGATGAAACCCGAAATCCTGATGCCGGTACATGGCGAAATGCGTCATTTGATGGAACAGGCGCGCTTCGGTCTGTCGGAAGGCGTGCCACAGGCGCTGGTGCAGACCAATGGCGACATCGTGCGGCTCGCGCCGGGCGATCCGCAGAAGATTGGCCATGCGGCGGTCGGCCGCCTCGTGCTCGACGGCGATGTGATCCTGCCGGGCGACGGCGCGACGATCAACGAGCGGCGCAAGCTCTCGCTGTTCGGCCAGATCTCGGTCGCGGTTGCGATCGGCAAGAACGGCGCGTTGCTTGGCGCACCGCAAGTCCAGCTCCAGGGTATCCCGGTCGAGGAAGATCGCGATCCGTTCGTGCTCGAAGCGATCGATGCCGCGGTCGATGCGGTCCGCTCGGGCGGGCGCGATCGGGCCAAGCTGCGCGAGGGCATCCGCCTTTCGGTGCGCCGTGTCGCGACGCGCTGGACCGGCAAGAAGCCGATCGTCGACGTGCTGCTGATCGAGGCTTGA
- a CDS encoding type III pantothenate kinase: MLLAIDAGNTNVVFALVDTDGTIKARWRIATDPRRTADEYAVWLSQLLTLEGYDRKDVTGVIIATVVPRALHNLQTLARKYFGGEPLIAGEPPVEWGMQLDVEEPHAVGADRAVNMIAAHALHPGDLITIDFGTATTFDFSDYSGAYKGGIIAPGINLSLDALVTAAAKLPRIAIEAPTGNLSVIGRDTVSQMHIGIYWGYIAMIEGLVARMKEEVGRPVKVIATGGLATLFEQHTNVFDCIESDLTIQGLAMLWDRAHIRA; the protein is encoded by the coding sequence ATGTTGCTCGCGATCGATGCCGGCAATACCAATGTCGTGTTCGCGCTGGTCGATACCGACGGCACGATCAAGGCGCGTTGGCGTATCGCCACCGACCCGCGGCGCACCGCGGACGAATACGCCGTGTGGCTCAGCCAGTTGCTCACGCTCGAGGGTTATGACCGCAAGGACGTCACCGGCGTGATCATCGCTACAGTTGTACCGCGCGCGCTGCACAACCTTCAAACGCTGGCGCGTAAATATTTCGGCGGCGAACCACTGATCGCCGGTGAACCGCCGGTCGAATGGGGCATGCAGCTCGATGTGGAGGAACCGCATGCGGTGGGCGCGGATCGCGCGGTCAACATGATCGCGGCACATGCACTCCATCCCGGCGACCTGATCACGATCGATTTCGGCACGGCGACGACCTTCGATTTCTCCGACTATTCCGGCGCCTATAAGGGCGGGATCATTGCGCCGGGTATCAACCTGTCGCTCGATGCCCTGGTCACCGCCGCTGCCAAGCTGCCGCGCATTGCGATCGAGGCACCGACCGGCAATCTCTCGGTGATCGGCCGCGATACCGTCAGCCAGATGCATATCGGCATCTATTGGGGCTATATCGCGATGATCGAGGGGCTCGTCGCGCGCATGAAGGAAGAGGTCGGTCGGCCGGTCAAGGTCATCGCGACCGGCGGTCTGGCCACGCTATTCGAGCAACACACCAATGTTTTCGACTGCATCGAAAGCGATCTGACCATTCAGGGGCTGGCGATGTTGTGGGATCGCGCCCATATAAGGGCGTAG
- a CDS encoding biotin--[acetyl-CoA-carboxylase] ligase, with protein sequence MLALARSGIEEGVWLRAERQNGGRGRQGRAWASPVGNLYTSTLVRLRASDPQAATLALVTAVALEEVVRAYLPPRHSRESENDVGKSQLQLKWPNDLLLDGAKLSGILLEGAGNAVVIGIGVNLAHHPTDLDRPAASLAAHGVTPDPADFLDTLAEAFALWLARWRGEGLAPIRARWLERAHAPGTALTARLPDGSATDGLFAGLDSDGALILRLADGTTRVIHAADVFLI encoded by the coding sequence ATGCTGGCGCTTGCCAGGAGCGGCATAGAGGAAGGCGTCTGGTTGCGCGCAGAGCGCCAGAATGGCGGACGCGGACGGCAAGGCAGGGCCTGGGCCTCGCCGGTCGGCAATCTCTATACCTCGACCCTGGTACGATTGCGCGCCAGCGACCCGCAGGCGGCGACGCTGGCATTGGTCACCGCCGTGGCGCTGGAAGAGGTGGTGCGCGCTTACCTCCCCCCACGTCATTCTCGCGAAAGCGAGAATGACGTGGGGAAATCTCAGCTCCAGCTTAAATGGCCTAACGACCTGCTGCTCGATGGCGCGAAGCTCTCCGGCATCCTGCTCGAAGGGGCAGGGAATGCGGTCGTGATCGGCATCGGCGTCAACTTGGCGCATCATCCAACCGACCTTGATCGTCCAGCCGCCAGCCTCGCCGCGCACGGCGTCACGCCCGACCCGGCGGATTTCCTCGACACGCTGGCCGAGGCGTTCGCGCTCTGGCTCGCGCGCTGGCGTGGCGAGGGGCTGGCACCGATCCGCGCGCGCTGGCTCGAGCGCGCTCATGCACCGGGCACCGCGCTGACCGCCCGGCTACCCGATGGCAGCGCGACCGACGGCCTGTTCGCCGGACTCGATAGTGACGGCGCACTGATCCTCCGCTTGGCGGATGGCACGACCCGTGTCATTCACGCCGCCGATGTCTTCCTGATCTGA
- the nuoN gene encoding NADH-quinone oxidoreductase subunit NuoN codes for MDYSASLLMTLPELVLGIGAIALMLVAAWGGQASTRAVSWTAVAILAGAGISLIGPASSGGEAFYGLYRADAFAAFAKVLIYIAAAVAIIMAPRFFARTTGDDLRPEYPVLILLSAAGMGMMVSAGDLLTLYVGLELQSLAAYVLASFMRRDTRSAEAGLKYFVLGALASGILLYGISLVYGFSGSTMFDQIATAYGAGHSLGLTFGLVFVFAGLAFKISAVPFHMWTPDVYEGAPTPVTAFFASAPKVAAMAMAVRVAVEAMGPATDQWRQIVIFAALASIVLGAVAAIGQSNIKRLLAYSSINNVGFVLVGLAAGTEAGIASVLFYLTVYVVMTLGSFLVVLQMRDADGQPVETIASLSGLSQTRPALALALATFMFSLAGIPPLLGFNAKLAVFNAAIGAGLYPLAVVGFVASVIGAFYYLRIVKVMYFDDPAPEFERNDSIVEGGLIAAAAVFVSPVGWVLLAPLGALTLTAARSLF; via the coding sequence ATGGATTACAGCGCTTCACTCCTCATGACCCTGCCTGAGCTGGTGCTCGGGATCGGCGCGATCGCGCTGATGCTGGTTGCCGCCTGGGGCGGTCAGGCGTCGACCCGCGCGGTGTCCTGGACCGCGGTCGCGATCCTGGCCGGTGCCGGCATCTCGCTGATCGGCCCGGCCTCCAGCGGCGGTGAGGCGTTCTACGGCCTGTACCGTGCCGATGCTTTCGCCGCCTTTGCCAAGGTGCTGATCTATATCGCCGCTGCGGTGGCGATCATCATGGCGCCGCGCTTCTTCGCGCGCACTACCGGTGACGATCTGCGTCCCGAATATCCCGTGCTGATCCTGCTTTCGGCGGCCGGTATGGGCATGATGGTGTCGGCGGGCGACCTGCTGACGCTTTATGTCGGTCTCGAACTGCAGAGCCTTGCTGCCTATGTGCTGGCGAGCTTCATGCGCCGCGACACGCGCTCGGCCGAGGCGGGCCTCAAATATTTCGTGCTCGGCGCGCTCGCCAGCGGCATCCTGCTTTACGGTATCTCGCTGGTCTATGGCTTCTCCGGCAGCACCATGTTCGACCAGATCGCCACGGCTTATGGCGCGGGCCATTCGCTCGGCCTGACTTTCGGCCTGGTGTTCGTCTTCGCCGGGCTCGCCTTCAAGATCAGCGCCGTGCCGTTCCATATGTGGACGCCCGACGTGTACGAAGGCGCACCGACCCCGGTTACCGCTTTCTTCGCCAGTGCGCCCAAGGTCGCGGCAATGGCCATGGCAGTGCGCGTCGCGGTCGAGGCGATGGGCCCGGCGACCGATCAATGGCGTCAGATCGTGATCTTCGCCGCACTTGCCTCGATCGTCCTCGGTGCGGTCGCGGCGATCGGACAGAGCAATATCAAGCGGCTGCTTGCCTATTCGTCGATCAACAATGTCGGCTTCGTGCTAGTCGGTCTTGCCGCCGGCACCGAAGCGGGCATCGCATCGGTGCTATTCTATCTGACCGTCTATGTTGTCATGACCCTGGGCAGTTTCCTGGTCGTGCTGCAGATGCGCGACGCCGATGGGCAGCCGGTCGAAACGATCGCCAGCCTGTCGGGCCTGTCGCAGACTCGCCCGGCCCTCGCACTGGCGCTGGCGACATTCATGTTCTCGCTCGCCGGCATCCCGCCGCTGCTTGGTTTCAACGCCAAGCTGGCGGTGTTCAATGCGGCGATCGGTGCCGGACTTTATCCGCTGGCCGTGGTCGGCTTTGTCGCCTCGGTGATCGGCGCCTTTTATTACCTGCGTATCGTCAAGGTGATGTATTTCGACGATCCTGCGCCGGAATTCGAACGCAATGACAGCATCGTCGAAGGCGGACTGATCGCGGCGGCGGCAGTCTTCGTTTCACCGGTCGGCTGGGTGCTGCTCGCGCCGCTCGGTGCGCTGACCCTGACTGCCGCACGGTCGCTGTTCTGA
- a CDS encoding NADH-quinone oxidoreductase subunit M, translated as MSGFPILTVMLAIPAIAAIACLFVNANTARWLALGATLVDLLLGICLWAQFDIGGPQWQFVEHHEHLFGVFGWSLGIDGFALMLIMLSVFLMPICIGASWSAITKRVPEYMAAFLITEVLMIGTFAAQDLFLFYIFFEAGLIPMYLIIGIWGGANRIYASYKFFLYTLLGSLLMLIAMLWMVQEAGTTSIPVLLNYDFPVQAQTWLWLAFFASFAVKMPMWPVHTWLPDAHVQAPTAGSVILAGVLLKLGGYGFLRFSLPMFPEASAQLVWLVFGLSAVAVIYTSLVALVQSDMKKLIAYSSVAHMAIVTIGLFAFNQQGIEGAMIVMLSHGLVSGALFLCVGVIYDRLHTREIDRYGGLAINMPKYALFFMLFTMASVGLPGTSGFVGEFLSLAGTYKVSTTITLLCTTGIILGAAYMLYLYRRVVFGDLTKDDVRAMPDMSLREIALLAPIAAVVLWMGVYPESFIAPMRGDVQTLVARVARATPPGDSQLKLGQAKPNGPAPAAAHGAVPAAHEGAH; from the coding sequence ATGAGCGGCTTCCCGATCCTTACCGTCATGCTCGCGATCCCGGCGATCGCCGCGATCGCCTGCCTGTTCGTCAATGCGAATACGGCGCGCTGGCTCGCGCTTGGCGCGACTTTGGTCGATCTGCTGCTCGGCATCTGCCTGTGGGCGCAGTTCGATATCGGCGGGCCGCAATGGCAGTTCGTCGAACATCATGAACATCTGTTCGGGGTGTTCGGCTGGTCGCTCGGCATCGACGGTTTCGCGCTAATGCTGATCATGCTCAGCGTGTTCCTGATGCCGATCTGCATCGGCGCCAGCTGGAGCGCGATCACCAAGCGCGTGCCCGAATATATGGCCGCGTTCCTGATCACCGAAGTGCTGATGATCGGCACCTTCGCGGCGCAGGACCTGTTCCTGTTCTACATCTTCTTCGAAGCCGGCCTGATCCCGATGTATCTGATCATCGGCATCTGGGGTGGCGCGAACCGAATCTACGCCAGCTACAAATTCTTCCTCTACACGCTGCTCGGCTCGCTGCTGATGCTGATCGCGATGCTGTGGATGGTGCAGGAAGCCGGCACGACCAGCATCCCGGTGCTGCTCAACTACGACTTCCCGGTTCAGGCGCAGACCTGGCTGTGGCTCGCCTTCTTCGCCTCGTTCGCGGTCAAGATGCCGATGTGGCCGGTCCATACCTGGCTGCCCGATGCGCACGTCCAGGCGCCGACGGCGGGGTCGGTCATCCTGGCCGGCGTGCTGCTGAAGCTCGGTGGCTACGGCTTCCTGCGCTTCTCGCTGCCGATGTTTCCGGAAGCCTCGGCGCAGCTCGTCTGGCTGGTCTTCGGCCTGTCGGCGGTGGCGGTGATCTACACCTCGCTGGTCGCGCTGGTGCAGTCCGACATGAAGAAGCTGATCGCCTATTCCTCGGTCGCGCATATGGCGATCGTGACGATCGGCCTGTTCGCCTTCAACCAGCAGGGCATCGAAGGCGCGATGATCGTCATGCTCTCGCACGGCCTTGTTTCGGGCGCCCTGTTCCTGTGCGTCGGCGTGATCTACGACCGGCTGCACACGCGAGAGATCGACCGTTACGGCGGCCTTGCGATCAATATGCCGAAATATGCGCTGTTCTTCATGCTGTTCACCATGGCGTCGGTCGGTTTGCCCGGAACCAGCGGTTTCGTCGGTGAATTCCTCAGCCTCGCGGGCACGTACAAGGTGTCGACCACGATCACCCTGTTGTGCACCACCGGCATCATCCTCGGTGCGGCGTACATGCTCTATCTCTATCGCCGCGTCGTGTTCGGTGATCTGACCAAGGACGATGTCCGCGCCATGCCGGACATGAGCCTGCGCGAAATCGCCTTGCTCGCGCCGATCGCGGCGGTGGTGCTGTGGATGGGCGTCTATCCGGAAAGCTTTATCGCGCCGATGCGCGGCGATGTGCAGACCCTGGTCGCCCGCGTGGCACGCGCCACGCCGCCCGGCGACTCGCAATTGAAACTCGGCCAAGCGAAACCGAACGGGCCCGCGCCCGCCGCGGCGCATGGGGCCGTACCTGCCGCGCATGAGGGCGCTCACTGA
- the nuoL gene encoding NADH-quinone oxidoreductase subunit L, with protein sequence MTSILFIVFLPLLAAIIAGLGNRMLGNVPTKVITTGALFLSCALSWPIFFSFIAGSAEPSVVPVLHWLRSGDLQVDWALRVDALTAVMLVVITSVSALVHLYSWGYMAEDDSQPRFFAYLSLFTFAMLMLVTADNLVQMFFGWEGVGLASYLLIGFWFKKPSANAAAIKAFVVNRVGDLGFMLGIFGTFLVFGTVSIPAILEAAPGMAGSTIGFLGHRFDTMTILCLLLFVGAMGKSAQLGLHTWLPDAMEGPTPVSALIHAATMVTAGVFMVCRLSPMFETSAVALSVVTTVGAATCFFAATVGLVQTDIKRVIAYSTCSQLGYMFFAAGTGAYGAAMFHLFTHAFFKALLFLGAGSVIHAMHHEQDMRYYGGLRKSIPITFWAMMAGTLAITGVGIPAVFGNHLAIGFAGFHSKDAIIEAAWASGQSGASIVGMIVALLTSFYSWRLMFLTFYGKPRWTQSEHIQHALHDAHGHDAHDDHAAMHVDHGHDAHADHGHGDGTGGYHPHESPWSMLTPLLLLSLGAVAAGFAFHGFFIEPQAGEIFWKGSIAFSEHLMHEMHEVPLLVKLSATIAMALGLWGAWMAYIRAPRFPAQVAEQFRVVYDFLLNKWYFDELYDLLFVRPAFAIGRLFWHRGDEKTIDRFGPNGSAWLVQQGTRVAGRFQSGYVYSYAFVMLIGLTAAITWAITR encoded by the coding sequence GTGACGTCGATCCTCTTCATCGTTTTCCTGCCGCTGCTCGCCGCGATTATCGCCGGCCTGGGCAACCGCATGCTCGGCAATGTGCCGACCAAGGTCATCACGACCGGCGCGTTGTTCCTATCCTGCGCGCTGTCCTGGCCGATCTTCTTCAGCTTCATCGCCGGCAGCGCCGAACCAAGCGTCGTGCCGGTGCTTCACTGGCTGCGCTCGGGCGACCTGCAGGTCGACTGGGCATTGCGTGTCGATGCGCTGACCGCGGTCATGCTCGTGGTCATCACCTCGGTCTCCGCGCTCGTCCATCTGTATAGCTGGGGCTATATGGCCGAGGACGACAGCCAGCCGCGCTTCTTCGCCTATCTGTCGCTGTTCACCTTTGCGATGCTGATGCTGGTGACGGCCGACAATCTGGTTCAGATGTTCTTCGGCTGGGAAGGCGTCGGTCTCGCTTCCTATCTGCTGATCGGTTTCTGGTTCAAGAAGCCCAGTGCCAATGCCGCCGCGATCAAGGCGTTCGTGGTCAACCGCGTTGGCGATCTCGGCTTCATGCTCGGCATTTTCGGCACGTTCCTGGTGTTCGGCACGGTGTCGATTCCGGCGATCCTCGAGGCAGCGCCCGGCATGGCCGGCTCGACCATCGGTTTCCTCGGCCACCGTTTCGACACGATGACGATCCTGTGCCTGCTGCTGTTCGTCGGCGCGATGGGCAAGTCGGCGCAGCTCGGCCTGCACACCTGGCTGCCCGACGCGATGGAGGGCCCGACCCCGGTGTCGGCGCTGATCCATGCCGCGACGATGGTCACCGCCGGTGTGTTCATGGTCTGCCGCCTGTCGCCGATGTTCGAGACCAGCGCGGTCGCACTGAGCGTGGTGACGACCGTCGGCGCCGCGACCTGCTTCTTCGCCGCGACGGTCGGCCTGGTACAGACCGACATCAAGCGCGTGATCGCCTATTCGACCTGCTCGCAGCTCGGTTACATGTTCTTCGCCGCCGGCACCGGCGCGTACGGCGCGGCGATGTTCCACCTCTTCACGCACGCCTTCTTCAAGGCTCTGCTGTTCCTTGGCGCCGGCTCGGTGATCCATGCGATGCACCATGAGCAGGACATGCGTTACTATGGCGGGCTGCGTAAAAGCATTCCGATCACCTTCTGGGCAATGATGGCGGGCACGTTGGCGATCACTGGTGTCGGTATCCCCGCGGTGTTCGGAAATCACCTCGCGATCGGCTTTGCCGGATTCCATTCCAAGGACGCGATCATCGAAGCGGCCTGGGCCTCGGGCCAGTCGGGCGCATCGATCGTCGGCATGATCGTCGCGCTGCTGACCAGCTTCTATTCCTGGCGGCTGATGTTCCTGACTTTCTACGGCAAGCCGCGCTGGACTCAGTCGGAGCATATCCAGCACGCGTTGCATGACGCGCATGGGCATGACGCGCATGACGATCACGCCGCGATGCATGTCGATCATGGTCATGATGCCCATGCCGATCATGGCCATGGCGACGGCACCGGCGGTTATCATCCGCATGAGAGCCCCTGGTCGATGCTTACGCCGCTCTTGTTGCTGTCGCTTGGCGCGGTCGCGGCGGGCTTTGCTTTCCACGGCTTCTTCATCGAGCCGCAGGCGGGTGAGATCTTCTGGAAGGGCAGCATCGCGTTCAGCGAACATCTGATGCACGAAATGCACGAGGTGCCGCTGCTGGTGAAACTCAGCGCGACGATCGCCATGGCGCTTGGCCTGTGGGGCGCTTGGATGGCCTATATCCGCGCACCGCGCTTCCCCGCGCAAGTCGCGGAGCAATTCCGCGTGGTCTACGACTTCCTGCTCAACAAATGGTATTTCGACGAACTGTACGACCTGTTGTTCGTGCGCCCCGCCTTCGCCATCGGCCGCCTGTTCTGGCACCGTGGTGACGAGAAGACGATCGACCGGTTCGGGCCCAATGGCTCGGCCTGGCTAGTCCAGCAGGGCACGCGCGTCGCGGGACGGTTCCAATCCGGATATGTCTATAGCTATGCCTTCGTCATGCTGATCGGCCTGACCGCCGCGATTACCTGGGCGATCACACGATGA
- the nuoK gene encoding NADH-quinone oxidoreductase subunit NuoK has product MIGLTHYLVVAAILFALGVLGIIANRKNLIVMLMAIELILLSVNINFVAFSAYLHDLVGQVFAMFVLTVAAGEAAIGLAILVIYFRGRGTISVDDVNRMKG; this is encoded by the coding sequence GTGATCGGGCTGACGCATTATCTGGTGGTCGCGGCGATCCTGTTCGCTCTCGGCGTGCTGGGCATCATCGCCAACCGCAAGAACCTGATCGTCATGCTGATGGCGATTGAGCTGATCCTGTTGTCGGTGAACATCAATTTCGTCGCTTTCTCGGCCTATCTCCACGATCTGGTCGGACAGGTGTTCGCGATGTTCGTGCTGACCGTGGCCGCGGGCGAAGCGGCGATCGGCCTGGCGATCCTGGTCATTTACTTCCGCGGACGCGGCACGATTTCGGTCGACGACGTCAACCGGATGAAGGGGTAA
- a CDS encoding NADH-quinone oxidoreductase subunit J — MIQAIAFYLFATLVIVSGALTITARNPVHAVLWLIFAFFNAAGLMVLVGAEFIAMLLIIVYVGAVAVLFLFVVMMLNIDFAELRAGFARYAAIGVVFAIALAAEIMVAFGAWSAGAIELSRRAAPIDATIPNIEAIGRLLYTRYLFVFEGAGLVLLVAMIGAIVLTHRERGGVRAQNVSRQNARRPQDATRNTQPGVGQGVEL, encoded by the coding sequence GTGATCCAAGCAATCGCCTTTTACCTGTTCGCGACACTCGTGATCGTCAGCGGCGCGCTGACCATCACCGCGCGTAACCCAGTCCACGCCGTGCTCTGGCTGATCTTCGCCTTTTTCAACGCGGCGGGGCTGATGGTGCTGGTCGGCGCCGAGTTCATCGCGATGCTGCTGATCATCGTCTATGTCGGCGCGGTCGCGGTGCTGTTCCTGTTCGTGGTGATGATGCTCAACATCGATTTCGCTGAGCTGCGTGCCGGTTTCGCGCGTTATGCGGCGATCGGCGTGGTCTTCGCGATCGCACTCGCGGCCGAGATCATGGTCGCCTTCGGTGCCTGGAGCGCCGGAGCGATCGAGCTGAGCCGGCGCGCTGCGCCGATCGACGCGACAATACCCAATATCGAGGCGATCGGCCGGCTGCTCTACACGCGCTATCTGTTCGTGTTCGAAGGCGCTGGCCTGGTCCTGCTGGTCGCGATGATCGGGGCGATCGTCCTCACGCACCGCGAACGCGGCGGGGTACGTGCACAGAATGTGTCGCGCCAGAACGCCCGCCGTCCGCAGGACGCAACGCGCAATACGCAGCCCGGCGTCGGGCAGGGGGTGGAGCTGTGA
- the nuoI gene encoding NADH-quinone oxidoreductase subunit NuoI, producing the protein MSLAQIIKSYTLWEFLKAHALTLRYFFKAKATINYPFEKNPISPRFRGEHALRRYPNGEERCIACKLCEAVCPAQAITIEAEPREDGSRRTTRYDIDMTKCIFCGLCQEACPVDAVVEGPNFEYATETREELIYDKAKLLDNGDRWERAIAANLAADAPYR; encoded by the coding sequence ATGAGCCTTGCTCAGATCATCAAATCCTACACCTTGTGGGAATTCCTCAAGGCACACGCGCTGACCTTGCGGTATTTCTTCAAGGCGAAGGCGACGATCAACTATCCGTTCGAGAAGAACCCGATCAGCCCGCGCTTCCGCGGCGAGCATGCGCTGCGCCGCTATCCCAACGGCGAGGAACGCTGCATCGCGTGCAAGCTGTGCGAAGCGGTATGCCCGGCGCAGGCGATCACGATCGAGGCCGAACCACGCGAGGACGGCAGCCGCCGCACCACGCGCTACGACATCGACATGACCAAATGCATCTTTTGCGGCCTGTGCCAGGAAGCATGCCCGGTCGATGCTGTCGTCGAAGGTCCGAACTTCGAATATGCGACCGAAACGCGCGAAGAGCTGATCTACGACAAGGCGAAGCTGCTCGATAACGGCGATCGCTGGGAACGCGCGATCGCCGCGAACCTTGCCGCCGATGCACCGTACCGTTAA